In Sesamum indicum cultivar Zhongzhi No. 13 linkage group LG8, S_indicum_v1.0, whole genome shotgun sequence, the sequence TCGatcaaatttagattttaacGTAGTTATGTAGAGGATATTTGCTGAATGTCTCGCTGAAGCTAAATGTGGAGTACGTCTGAAGAAATTAGATAGTTTGGGGTTTCTTTTGTGAACTTTGAATctttgttatgattttatcGACTGGATCTTCGTATGTTTTATGTAGAATTTCTGACTCTGtagcaattttcttttccttcttatcatttctcttttatcGAGCTAGCAAGGAAACCGGGAGCGTCTTGGAGTGGATGGATGTATGAATATCTtcttatttgttaattttctctTCATGGAATCTGTGTAatatatcttatttgtttattttcttttcatgaaaTCTGTGTAACAGTGCGGTAGAATTGCTTGtgattcttttcttatttctacTCAGCTAGTGCTGATTTGACTTTCcctcaatttaattttcagcTGTTTTGAATTGTGCTCTTGGGTTTTCTTCTTTGCTGGTGATTGTTAACATTGCAACCAAACATTGGAATTGAGCCAAAATCAAAGAATATAGGAGGGATCAAATCAGACGTTGTGTCTGCACAAATAGTTATTGGCCACAATAATGTAGTGTGTTCACAGCNNNNNNNNNNNNNNNNNNNNNNNNNNNNNNNNNNNNNNNNNNNNNNNNNNNNNNNNNNNNNNNNNNNNNNNNNNNNNNNNNNNNNNNNNNNNNNNNNNNNNNNNNNNNNNNNNNNNNNNNNNNNNNNNNNNNNNNNNNNNTTGTACTCTGAGTATCGGAATAGTTTTCTCCCCTTTGACAATATTCTCTTTGATGATGTCAGGGAGAACAGTTTTTGGTTGAAATCTTATGCTGTTCTGCTATATTGTGCTGCTGTGCAACTGATGTTTCAAGCTAAAGGCTTAGCTCAGAGAATTGTAGGgacagaaagaaagaaaaccgaCATTTCTAGAGTAAATGTCAGAGACTCATGTTGTTCCCTTTCATTTGTTTTGTCAGTAATGAGGGAGTTAAATATTGCTAGAATTAACGCAAGAATGTCCAACAGTCATAGTACAGGGGCTGACCTGGCATTTATTAATCACTGAAGAACCATGACCAGACGTTTTCTGCATGTTTTTAGGTCTTCTGCAAGCTGTGAATAAAGAACAAGGAACAGAATGCATCCTCCTTTAACAATCCACAGGCACCCAATGTGTGCTGAAGTAAGTTCTTTTGGTCACATATAGGAAGTTACTTCTGTAAATAATGTTGCTTggatatagtttttttatacCGAACTATTACTTGAATGAATTTGGTTTTTCTGATATACACAAATTTCTGGTATATAACGCATGAGAATTTTCTGAGTgttctatattaaaaatagCAGATTCTGAAGACTGTTgagaaaaagattattttctgttttcaaACTGTGAAATGATAACCTGTTCCTGGAAAGTGAAAACCCATTGAATTTCTTTGCTAATTGAGTTTATTCCGGAAAATGTGGCTCAAGCCTGTTAAGATGCAAATATAGGAGTTGGCTATTATTTTTACCTGTGTTACTGTGTATGCATATTTCCTCCCTGTGCTGTAACTCCAGTTGTTGAAACTTCGAAATGAAAGAATCATATTGAAAATACAGTCTGTTACCTGTTAGTTGAGTCTCCTTCACGAAACTGGCATAACTAAGTTGTTTTCCTTGTATTGAACTCACCACCTCGTGGCAGCTGGCTGGAGTCTTAAATGACCTTGTTTTGAGTTAAGATTACCATTTCTTGACAATTGACGGATAACTAATTATTTCCCATGTGAATGAGCAAGAATTTAGTGAACctcttttttgcttttctcaATTGGCTAACTGCAGTAGGTTAGTCTTTGCCACTTGCAACTTATATGATTGGTGCAGATTATCGAAGAATTCCAGAAGTGCCATATAGACCATCCTCTTGGGAAGTTTTTTGGTCAATGCacagatttaaaaattaagcttGACAAGTGTTTCCGTCAAGAAGTAAGTTTCCACcataacatatttttaattgtgacAGTCATTTAATCCTCTAGTGATAATTCACACCTCTTCCTTGTGCAGAAAGCTGTGAAACGGAAGGCGAACTTTGAAGAGAGCAAAAAGTTGAAAGAGCGATTGAGGGCATACAGGAAGGAAAATGCCGAGATGAAAGATGAGAAGAATTTTGCACAAGCTTAATCTAGAACTTTGTTACGATTATCAGAAATACGACTTAAACGCTTGTGCTTGGAAAAGAAGAATCTGGTGATACAGGTGCAAAGGAATTTACACTATACATTCTACAGCTTGGACGGAGACGTATAGTTCCTGCCAAGCTCATGACCTTTCTTTTACTGTTCTCACCATATTTTACTGTGTTTAGCAGCCCAAAGAAATTTTCTTGtcttccattttctctttatcGTGCTTGTTGCTACAGgcatagatttttatttagatatcAATAAAGCACACTAGAAGTCTAGTCGATTCAATTATAACCATTGGATCTCTTCAGTAGGCGGTCCTTTTTGCTACCCTGGATGAAGTTGAAAGCTGCCTTGTTCTAATACTGGGGAAACCTGGTTGTCACCTGAATAACTTTGGAATTGCTTCAATTGCATTTCCTAGTTTCATTTCTGTTGTGCTGGATTCACTGTTCCGGTCTTGTCATTTCTCATTCCAGGCAAAAGGTAAATCACTGTATAACATATAATTGTgttatttttccatttctgAAATCACAATGTATACGTTCAACAGTTCATAGAGTCGGTGTCACATTTCATCAGTCAATTCTGGAGGTGCAAATGAGTCTAGCTTAAAGAATTTAATCTTATTGATGAAGCTTATACTCGAACTCAACTTGATTTTGAATAAGTTGCAGGCCTTGGTCTCAATCgagtaatttgatttatttttcaggcttaatgactaaaatttttgttggatCAAATTGTTTGTTAGTTGGGTTAACAGTCGGTACAAAAGCAATCTCCTAGAGTGCAAAACTTGTCCTTGAAGCGCCTGGGGCAATTGCAATCAGCATCGCTGGTGCAATTACCCACCAGAATCTCACGCCGCATTTCGTCCATGCAAAAGCACTGCCCTGGAGTGCACTTCTTGCTCTTGCACCGCCGTGGACACAGGCAGTCGCTCAACCCCCGGCACTTCCCTACCATCACGTCATCCAGCCGCCGTGGTGGCCCTTGCGCCGTTGCCAACGACCTATCTGTAAATCATACAAATTAAGATTTTGTCATTTTCCAGAACGATATCATTCAAgcaaaatttcagaaatatgaaattttgagaCATCACAATCTCTAATCTATATGGGATTCACCTGCAGATTCCATGCACGAAGGTGGTGATCATCTCAGCACTTCAGaagaattttctaatataaatatttccatcaaaattattttaatcccaccacaattattttttaattccttcATTCACTGTAAAGAATGAGGTTAGTTTTAAAGTTTAGcttaaatctatatttacataatcaattataataatatgaaccTAAAATCACATTTGTTCTAAAATTagttattcaaaaataaaggcaaaaatgtaattttagtcgtATAACTTATGGGGatggtaattttggtcctgcacaaattgattttttgcaatttagtcctGCAACTTAAGATTTggcaattttcatccaatttggCAGGAGAAAATTGTATGTGACTTATACATAgctcaattaaattgcaattttagtcctgtaatttagaAAGCGTTGgcatatttagtcctataacttgaaagagttggtatttttttgtcctttatcaatttatttacaggactaaaattgcaagtaATTGCAACTTCCAGTCAAATTGGTGGAAAAAGGACTAGAATTgcgaaaaataatttatacaggACTAGAAATGCCATCCccaaattacaggactaaaattacaatttttcgaaaaataaattcttatcataatcaattataaaatcaacGCAAACTGGCCTAAATTAAAGGTTATGTTAGAGAAAGAGTTGGCTATGGGCCTATGAATATGATGAGAAGAGATTGTAGAAGTACAGTACTAACCAACTCCAATTAGCAGAACTGTGACAACAAGAAGCAGCCTTTGCAACGAAACCATCTTCTCTGATTATAATCTAAAAactaagttatttatttatttggtaaaCTTTAGCATTtatacaaaaccaaaaatttattagttacagattaagcaaataattcaaaatatttgaacttaATGGAAAGTATTATTGACTGATTGAATTCTATGTTTGATAtacttaattgaattttagtaAAAGAGTAGTGATAATTAGAGATCTTATTATGTATCTGAAATATGaaaccaaaatacaaaatttaatatgatattttgtgGATACATATCtgtataatttgaatatgttGATTCAATGCatcgatatttttaaattaataaatatgttaaaaaaacaacaaaataagaaatttactataaaagtaaactatatacctatatttatGAGACACAGACTCACAACTTTTGGTTGTAAGCCTCAACCATGTTATCCTAAAATATAGGATGAGTCGAACACTATTATTGCGTCTATGTCATGTTCAAGTACTTCATCTAATACGCTAACGTCATCCCATATATATGAAGTAAAAAGgacttcattttcttttgtcatCGGCTAATTTTCAGTCAACAATTATGATttgagaataatattttattacaattacatccttttgattttatatatattatatttactccctcacaagtataaaattattactagtGGATGTTGAACGAGAGGTACAATTGAAAACCTTAATAGAAGGGGGCCAGTTGtaagtagataattttttggaatgggacaatatgtgtaattttgtaattttggagAGAGATTAAGTGTGAAATACCCTAAAACTAAACCTAAACTCTCTTTCATAAAAGGAAGAAGAGATGATAACAATTCAATCAATTCATTTAACTGAGAAGTACTCCCCTTTGtacatttattttgatttgtttaatgTACAAGGGACGGAGAACTCGAAAAGCTCTCCTCATCTTCGGGTGgttctctaaaaaaaaaaaaagaaaacaaaaattcaatcaattgATTGTTACCtaaaatgcaacaatttaGATGTCcaattgggccttgtattttagaTGAAACTATCAATTTTAAAGTTTACCCCATAATCTATTTTTGTTCGTTAGTATTATGAcagattttaaataatttattcgtATTACATAGCTTGTCAGCACATTATTATTCTACGAAAGGCAACCTCAGATCATAAGTAACAAACAAAAGGGATATATGTTCTGAAAGCACTGATTCCCCTTCTATACCTTAGCTGCAAAACAGGTTGCTATATACAAAAACTGCACCCAGGCAAAGATACTATGAACACTGCTGTTTCATCCATGATGTTTTTAGGCCTCTAAAACTAAAGGGATGTAGTTCTTTAGGTACAAAAATGCACTAGTTTTCAGCTTCCTGCTTTGCACTGTTTTTCTGGGAACATGACGCGGAGTTAATAGCTTCCGGCAACCAAACTGCGTCCTCTTCACTCTCATCTTCCTTCCAGACTTTGAACTTGGACGCATATGAGCTGGTCTCGCTCCAACGTTTCAGCACTGACAGAGTACACTTGTCCTGTTCGCCACAGGGTCCTTGAATGCACCATTTTTGTCTTTCCGGGTCGTTGGTTTCTTGATTATCTAGAACAGAGGTAACCTTACTGCTGTTGGCATTGTCGTTGTCGCTGAGCAATTCAATCACCTCAGTCTTTGAAGCACCTTGGCCTGTCTTTCTTGTTGCCTTCTCATTGTGCATGTCCTGAGACTTCAGGGAAGACTGTTCAGCTTctgatttgtttgttttttcttcagaaGTAAGTTGCACAAGGTCTCGGTGGGTAAGATTGCCATGCTTGAGCTCAGAGTTTGGTGCGCCACCGTGTAGAAGTTGTGTCGAGGCCGATCTTTCAGAAACAGGAAGGGGTTGCTTTCGTTCTGGATGAGATGCATGACCATGATGAGCCTTAGCCTTCTCTTCTGTTTACATGAAATATTAGAGAAGTGATGCATTTTTTAGAATAGTTGAACGGGCAAAGATAAAATACATGACATTGTGGCAACTTATCATGGAGTTTAGAGAAGACGGCAAACTGAGTACTAATCAACATATCACATGCAACATAATTAGTATCTACGTTATTTACTTGCATGACACATGATGGCAATAAACATGTTCCTCTAACAAGGCTCGCCTCTATCTCCAGAAACATTACTGTTCTCCTCGATTAGTTAACAAAAACTAAATCCTTGATGAATGCCTAGCAATGCAAATTCCCATCAAGTATCCATCCACGTCCCTGTTGCCATGGTATATGAATATCAACTTAAGTACACATAATTTCGTTGAAAGTCTTAATAGTTTGGTTAGCCTGCACATTGGCAGGTAAACTTCATCCTACCATGGTCAATTTCCAAGAAACTAGTCCCACAGGTAAGATTTGAAACTCACAGTTTGACTTATCTCATCAGGCGATTCAGCATTGTGGGCATTAGTTAGAGGTATGAACAGCATCATAACACCAGGACTATCACAGTTACTTCTACTCATAATACTAGGAGCAGAAGAACCAATTCAAAATAGGCAAATACAGAAAAGCACAAGCAATTAAATGGAGCCTCATCGCGCACACCTGTTGTTCTGTTGTTCTGCAATCTATCACTCGGAATAGTAGAATTACATTGGAGGATTGATTTAGGAGCGTTTTCATCCGTCTTCATGTCGTTCATAATGTCTTCAGCATTTGAATCAAGCTCAGATAAGTCTGGAATTACTGTAGGAACATTCTCAAGCAACCGTAGTTGTTCTGACGGAGTTTgtagtttctttttcttctccaaaTACTCAAACAGTGTACGAACAATATAAGTTAAGTCCACAGACCAGAAAGTTCATCTCACGTTCACTAACCAAAAAACTGGTTGCATGTGATTTCTAAGAATGCAGAACCAACTCTTAAGgaggaaaatattgaaaaagtatattCATTTGGGAATGACTTGTTTACAGTGTAGAAACTGGTAgtcaaaatatcacatatcCATCAGCATTAATATGCAggttttaattctattaactataaaaagaaaactctTCAGTCGTAGCGTGAATTCACTTTACTACTATTTGCAGGTAAAAAATCTAGCTTGAGATTTCATGGGGTGTCActtcattcaaattttgttcaaatttattatcctctttatctttttaaactAGGAGTCCAGGTCCAGTTTATTAAAACTAGTAACTTACTTCAGCAATATGCACTTTTCAGCAGTAGAGCGGATGTAGTAAATGAATGTGAAAACCTATTGCATGATAGTAATGAAATGAATGTAACCTAGTGTGCCATAATGTAGTTACTCATAAAGGATATTCGCGTCTCCATCCTTTCTCATTGGCTCGATCAATTAGGTTTTGCAACAAGGCCAGCTCTTTCCTGATCCGCTGCATAAGTTCAATTAGATCACATTAAAGAATGAGTAATGAGATGCTTTAATGCAGTTTTGACAAAGTAATAATTCTTTCTATCAATTGAAACTTAAGTATTGGAGAGGACAAGATTATTAACATGATATGGCCTATTCAAATAAGGAAATTTATCTGCTCTGCAGCCGATACCcagtaataaattttttaagcacACATCATTTGAGGCTAGATGTTCCTGTTAACCTGTTGTGATGGAGAAGCTTGGCAGTTAATAACACATGCCGGAGAATcaaggaaataaaaacaatgtACCACTGAATCTGCTGCAACCATTGGGTACTTCTTTTTAGAATACGATATATGGCAACTTATGGCATAGATATCCAGAAGTGGAATTACCATTCTAGAAGATAAAATGTGATAGGGAATTACAGAAGtgcaaacttatttatttgagGCCGAAAATGGATGGGACTAGTTAAATGTTTCAACCGTTATTCAGACATCCAAGCAATTATATCAGTAGAAAACATGGTGAGTTTTACTTTCCCAGATTTTGGGAATACCATACTTATGAAAGTTGAAATCCCATAGTACACACCCAATAAAGCAAGGTAGAATCACAGAACTCAGAAAGCGAGATAAAGGCATAAGCATACATGCATAGTTATATCCTTGTGAAGAATTTTGGCCTTCTGTTCAAGTTCCCCCTGTAAAAGAAGAGAACAAGGTTATTGGTCTCGAAAATTCCCACCTCAACAATAGAGCATCAAATAAAATGCCATATTACGTTTATACATCAACTTTTGTGTTCACTTTGATATAAGGAAGAACTGAAACTTAAAAGAGGCAAAGGGAGAAGCCATGATGTGTTCCCAATAATCTACAGGCAGACTCTTTAGTTGATTGGCCTCGAAGAATTGCACATACTTGAAGATTCTAAAGTGCCTCCTGAGTCTTGCATTTagaataatatgataaaatatccAACAATCTATAAGTGAAATGGCAGTAGATCTGCGTGCTGAAGTCAGTAGCACTCACCACAGTAGGCCTCTCGAGCAAACCAGCAGCCACTTTTTGTCTCAAATCCGAACATTCATCCTGCAAAAGGCAGATTAGATGTTTCATCCTTTACACTGTCAGCAACTTGCAACAACTGGGGGAAGAAAAGGTTTTTTCCACACCAACTTAATTACCTCAGAGAAATCATCATCTGAAAGCAAATTCATGTGGATTTCTTTAGGCACAGATGAAAATAGAAGGATAATTTCTGTATTGTTTTCACCGTTCTGAACTGTTTTAACACCTGAAAGTACAAATTAACagcaaaagtaaaaaagaggTCAGTAAATTGTGAAAAGAAGTTGATAACCAAGGATCCACGTGATCCGGTGAAATGATATGGTTGACTCTCAGGGTCATCCACCCATTAAATGTTCCAAGTCCGACAGTGAAACTGGTGTAGCAGAGTGATGGAACACTATCAATTATATTCAGTTCCTTTGCAGATGAAATGCCAAAGAGGAATGAGATCCATACATGCTTCATGAAAGCCTACGGGGTTCAGATTAGAATGGCTTCTAAAAGTTAAGAGTTCTTGCCCGATGTGGGTGAATGTAACCTAATACTCTTCCACACAATTTGAGCAACACAACTTAAGACGTTCAAGCTTATCTCGACAAGAAACCAAACTTCCCTTACTTGAAAGATCCTTAATCTAGGtcttaaaatcaataaactagAGCCACATGAGCAGGTGTGATGTAGAATAAAGGAGCAATATCTACCAGAGATAATTGATTCATCAAATGTATTTCAAGACTAACCTTTTACTTGCATGAGCTGATATGAGTTTCTTGAAAGATAATCATATGGATCAGATTTGACTCGAACAAAGCATCCAATCACCTTTTCTTCAAATGATTCAGGTTCCTTAAGTAGTTCATGTAGCAAGCTTCTCTTCAAGTAAACAAGTTTGACATTTTCAACTACAACAGATGCAAAACAACTTTTAGGAACATTATTTTCCAGCTCTTGTTTCTTGGACTTTTCCCCCATATCCAGCCTCTTTTGCTTTTTACATTCATTTGGTTTGCCTCCATTACTGTCTTCTGAATCATACTCCGGATCGCTGTCCTCTGATTCATCATGGTTCTCAGCAAAATGGGCCTCCAGAAGGTCATATACTCTAtgtttacttattatttttctcttgaaaAGAGGTTGTAGTCGTGCATCACATGTtatcatcttctttttctcgggatgaaataatttattttctttaacatACTCATTTACAATGCAAGTCACATCACGCTGCGACATTTCCTCACTAGTGCTTTTACCAATTGAAGCAAGAAACTCAATAAGGGGTCTTGATGCCCACCCAATAAAGTAGTTTCTAGTTGACTTTGCAGGGGTTTGCACTACAGACTTCTTTCTCTGGTATCTCTTTCGCTTAGACTTTCTCCTGCATCTCCTCTTATAGTCCAGATCATCAGAATCAGATAcctgctcttcttcttcttcttttccatCAAATTCTTCGGAACCAGAACCGGATTGatgtttctctttcatcttAACCAAGTCTTGGGCAGCATAGATATCCCGTGACTCAAATCCTCCCTCTCTTTTTATGGTCATATAATATTCCATGAATAAACCCTCATATGTCTCATGATCCGTAAAATCCACCCTTTCCTGGAAAGAACTCAAACATTCAGGTCAGCGCCTCATTTCCTTGACGCAAACAAAAAGCAAAGAGAAGCAGACAACAAGGCGCTGAGGAACAATTTGTCTAATTAAATTGACTAACTTAGCAGAAGTTAAAGAgtaaaaaaaccaaaatgaGGTTTTCACATggagtcaaataaatttataaagaagACTCAGTTGATGGGAGAGGGGTTAAATTTACTTCTTTATTTGCACAGCTATTGACATTGTATTAAGTCGCATGGAAAGGATTTTTATGTAGTAGGAATACCTGCTTCAGGTGTATAGCAACCATAAAATCTGAATTCCAAGTAACAGAAAGTGAAGCTATAAACATGTAAACAATGGAtgtgaattaatttagatgCCTCTACACTATGCTTTCTCAGCCTCATTAATCTTGTAGGAAGCTACAGATATAACCACATTATGTAAATCAATAAGgataaagaaattatagattgaaggaaattgagaaattagaaactacaaaattatatttgttaacaTTGGCCATTCATTGAGTAGAAGGGCAAATCTTGCTGTTATGTATAGCACATTCTTTATTTTCAGGGTTAGGTGGTTCAAAGAGCCAATCCTAGTCCCTGCATAACTGAcaaaagacaacaaaaattGACTTGAAGGATAATAGTCTGAAGGGAAGTGTTGTCCATGTTCAGGTTCCATATATCTACTCATTCCTAGCAAGTCATCACGCTATTTTGTACATGTGTATAACTGCAATAAGTTGACATCACAGAAGGTAAGGTTTGGCTCAGTTGAGCTCTTTTTACTGTAACGTTTTAACTTTCAACACATAATGGCGGGTGAGATCTAAACCAGGCTGCATAGAGCCAGAATTGGTGGTCACAAGAAAATCAATCTGTCTAGTCCAGTTTGTCTATGTGGATGAGATTAGAAAACTATTATCATACAAGACCAGATGCCTCAAGTTCTGGTCCAAAACTTTACAGGTAGGAATCTGGAATAGAAGTACCACTACACTTGCCAATCCAATTAAACTGTTGTCCTTAAGACTACAAGACAAGATATTATCCATCCTCTAGGGATCAACTAGTTGGCTTGTCCAATGAAACCGGAGGCTAAAGTTCACGGATTACAGAATACACCTTTATACCTATCTAGAACATCCCCATCACGTTAGTTGGAAAAATGTGGATCTCACCATGCAATTTGTTATTCTATCAAAATTTCCTCCTCTATGATCCACAAAGTACAGTGAAGACACTGAGTTATACACAAATTTGGAAGTGGCTCCAGAAATGGTTTTACACTAAATCCTACCTCGTTGGCTGTCAAGTAAGCTGAACAAAAGACATAAGATCACAGTTTTGGCAAAAGATTACTTTTTCACATTGTGAACAAGAGATTCATTTTCAGTTTACTGCCTATAGTAATCATACCCCATCTGAGTCATGATCCTTGTTTTCTTCGATGAGTAACACAAGCTTTAGGCAGGATTTGCAGAATCCACGTTCACCTTTAACTTGCAAAAAATCAGCAGCAGGAAGGCAGCGACGGCATACAGCATTTTTACAAGTGTAACAATGAAGATAGGAAGATCTACGGCAAAGGAAGCAAGTATGCCAAgctgaaaaatttatttacacacACATTATGTTATGCGTGAGAATATGATTTGTGAAGTGaatgatgtaataaaatatttgaccaGTTATGCTACATGAAAGATATAGAGTATAACAAAATTGGCAGCCTGATCTTTTGAAGATTGAGATGGCATAAATGATGTTTGTATCATAGCATATGTGCGTGCACCCATAACACAGATCTGTTATAAAGCACAGACATTTAAAACTTGTGCTGTACCCATGTCCTAGTCCGACAATGAGAGACCCTCATGTCGATCGCAAACAACTCCGTGAATACAAAGATACGTTTGATgtattaatagaatattaaatagcTGATACACATGTCTGACATTCTCggagtatatattattatttgttgatgatttatctaattcattttattgttATGCTATATTCACTTTaaagatataatttaccacacatTTGTTACACAtcaattactttttatatgttttctttcattAGGATGGTAATAATAAATTGCTGAATTGGACAAGTTCTCAAAATCCTTTTTCTAAAAACAACATACTGTAGTCTAGTTGTGTCCTGTATTTTATGGACATCTTTTGTTCCTATATGAAGTAGTGCACATGTTACTATGTCCATCTCCATGCAACATAGGACATCAGTACTGCATATTTAGAAGCTTAATGGAAAATAtattcagaaaataataaaagaatatagtTTTCAGCAAACCAAATTAGATGCAACCAAAGATTCTGAAATTGCTGTTCAGTTGTACATTGTTTAGTAGCTTATTAGTCATTCTCCACAAAATAGGTTATCAAACATGGTTGTTGAGCGACATTGAGGTGTTCGGTGAaaaaaagtgttatttttAACGACTTATTGGTCAGCAGAATACAGGTCaactatttctattttttggcTTTGACTACAAAGTGTAAAGGCTCAGTTGAACTACATGAAAGGTTTCACATCTTTTTAGACATAATTTAATATCCAAAATTCCCCAAAGTCTACTCACCT encodes:
- the LOC105169066 gene encoding COX assembly mitochondrial protein 2 homolog, with translation MHPPLTIHRHPMCAEIIEEFQKCHIDHPLGKFFGQCTDLKIKLDKCFRQEKAVKRKANFEESKKLKERLRAYRKENAEMKDEKNFAQA
- the LOC105169067 gene encoding uncharacterized protein At5g08430 translates to MTNKNKKKVVINKEEAAENWCFVCKDGGDIRICDYKQCLKSYHPHCVRKDDSFLNSENYWACAWHTCFLCRRSSYLHCYTCKNAVCRRCLPAADFLQVKGERGFCKSCLKLVLLIEENKDHDSDGERVDFTDHETYEGLFMEYYMTIKREGGFESRDIYAAQDLVKMKEKHQSGSGSEEFDGKEEEEEQVSDSDDLDYKRRCRRKSKRKRYQRKKSVVQTPAKSTRNYFIGWASRPLIEFLASIGKSTSEEMSQRDVTCIVNEYVKENKLFHPEKKKMITCDARLQPLFKRKIISKHRVYDLLEAHFAENHDESEDSDPEYDSEDSNGGKPNECKKQKRLDMGEKSKKQELENNVPKSCFASVVVENVKLVYLKRSLLHELLKEPESFEEKVIGCFVRVKSDPYDYLSRNSYQLMQVKGVKTVQNGENNTEIILLFSSVPKEIHMNLLSDDDFSEDECSDLRQKVAAGLLERPTVGELEQKAKILHKDITMHRIRKELALLQNLIDRANEKGWRRELFEYLEKKKKLQTPSEQLRLLENVPTVIPDLSELDSNAEDIMNDMKTDENAPKSILQCNSTIPSDRLQNNRTTEEKAKAHHGHASHPERKQPLPVSERSASTQLLHGGAPNSELKHGNLTHRDLVQLTSEEKTNKSEAEQSSLKSQDMHNEKATRKTGQGASKTEVIELLSDNDNANSSKVTSVLDNQETNDPERQKWCIQGPCGEQDKCTLSVLKRWSETSSYASKFKVWKEDESEEDAVWLPEAINSASCSQKNSAKQEAEN